The nucleotide window CGAAGACCACAGCGGCGATCAGGGCGCCGAGCGCACCTCCGGCCAGCACCTGGGCGATCGTGTGGTCCCTCAGCCGCACCCGGGACCAGCCGACCACCGCCAGCAGCGGTGCGGCGACGACCAGCCGCGTCCCGAAGGTCAGCATCAGGATGACGAGCGTGCCGGCGGCCACCGCCGAGTGGATCGACATCTTCCACCAGTGGCTGACCGACACGGCGACGACGAGGCCGACCAGCCCGGCCACCGCCAGCGCCAGCACCGGGCGGGGCGCGCCGAACACGGCGAGCAGGGCGAGCCCCGCCGCGACCGAACCGAGGCCGACCAGCAGCGGCGCCCGGCGCTGCTCCCGGCGGCCGACGTGGTGGTCGGTGAGCCGGCCACGGCGTACCCCGCCGACGATGTAGGCGAACGGGATGCCGGTGACGAAGAGGGTGGCGAGCAGACCCCAGGCGAGGCCCTGACCGGGGCGGCTCGCGCTGTGCCAGCTCACCGTGAGGATCAGCAGCGACACGAGCACCGCCGGTGCGGTCACCTCGGTGACCAGCCGGGCGATCCGCAACCCCGGGCCGGGCCGGGTGGTGACCGGGCGGAGTTCCGCACCGCCGCCCACGCCACCCCCTCCGGTACGCGCCTACCGTCGAACACCGCCGGCACCGGACGGGCCGCGTGTGCTCGTCACCGTACCGTCGGCGACACCGCGAGGTGCGTCGGTCCGGCCAGCGGCGCCGGGCTGACGCTGGGCGTCGGGGCGACGGCCGACGGCGACGGGATCGCCGGGCTGGGCCGGCGGGTCGGTACCGCGGGCGGTGTGGGTGTGGGGGCCGGCACGGACCGGGTGCTGGTCGGCACGGCGGTCGCGGTCGCGT belongs to Micromonospora ureilytica and includes:
- a CDS encoding phosphatase PAP2 family protein, coding for MGGGAELRPVTTRPGPGLRIARLVTEVTAPAVLVSLLILTVSWHSASRPGQGLAWGLLATLFVTGIPFAYIVGGVRRGRLTDHHVGRREQRRAPLLVGLGSVAAGLALLAVFGAPRPVLALAVAGLVGLVVAVSVSHWWKMSIHSAVAAGTLVILMLTFGTRLVVAAPLLAVVGWSRVRLRDHTIAQVLAGGALGALIAAVVFGPLR